The Anaerolineae bacterium region ACGCCATCAGCGTTAACACCGAGTTTTATCCGATGGCGGAAGTGATCCTTCGCCAAACCAGGCAACACCTTGGGTTGGATGCCGTCCAAATTTGGGAGTTTGAGCCAAACCTTGCGCGTCTGGAACTGGTTGTTGCCCAGGGATTGAGAAAGAACCCGCCCGTTAAGAATGTGTATCAGCTAGGAGAAGGCTTAGCCGGCACGGTAGCGCTGACACTCCATCCCTTAACGATCAGCGACCTGCAACAGTGGTCAGCCGTAAATTCAACTGTAGATTGCCAGCATTATCTCGAGGAAGGATTTCTGGCATACATCGGTTTACCCATCCTGGTCAAAGGGCGCTTAGGCGGTGTCATTGAGCTTTGTCAGCGCAGCCCACTCACAAGTTTAACAGCCCAGGACCCTCAATGGCTCAGTTTTGCCAAAACCATTGCCAGTCAGACTGCTCTGGCAATGGAAAATGCCCATCTATTTCGCGACCTTAACAATACCCTGATGGAACTTTCTCTCTCTTATGACGAGACCCTGGAGGGCTGGGCAAAAGCTCTGGAATTGCGCGACCGGGAGACAGCCGGACACAGTGACCGGGTCACAGAGTGGACTTTGAATCTTGCCCTTGCCCTGGGGGTCGAAAAGGATCAGCTGATCCACATCCGCCGCGGCGCCATTTTACATGACATTGGCAAGATCGGCGTTCCCGACACGATTCTACTGAAAGAAGGTCCACTCACCCCTCAGGAGTGGCAAATTATCCGTCAGCATCCCGTTTTTGCCTATGAGTTATTGCGCCATATTCGCTTTCTGCAACCTGCGCTCGATATCCCCTACTGCCACCATGAAAAATGGGATGGCAGCGGCTACCCACGCGGGCTGAAGGGCGAGGAAATTCCGCTGGCAGCCCGCATCTTTGCTGTGGTGGATGTATGGGATGCGCTCACTTCCGATCGTCCTTACCGCAAAGCCTGGAGTCAGGCAGAAGCCAGAGAATATCTGCGTTCCCAGGCTGGCAAGCATTTTGACCCGCGCGTGGTAGCGGCCTTTTTGCAACTTCTTGAGCAGCAATCCTCGGCATCTTCGACACCGTAAGCAGTTGCAGAGCATAATTGAGCCCCTTTTTGTCTTAGAATCAGGATAAAATAAACCATTGCATTTCCTTCTCTTTGAAAGAGCATCTGCAGCGCTGTCTTTCTCAAAATTGAGCTTTGCCTGTGGATTGAACAGGAACTGAAAGAGTAACCAAACCGAGATGGATTTCAAACTACACGCCCCCTTCCGCCCCACTGGCGATCAGCCCGAAGCAATCGAGAAATTGGTCGAAGGCGTTCAACGCGGCTATCGCCATCAAGTATTGCTCGGCGCCACCGGTACCGGCAAGACGTACACGATTGCCGCGGTCATCGAACGCCTGAACAAACCGGCTTTGGTAATGGCGCACAACAAGACCCTCGCCGCTCAACTGTATGCTGAATTCAAAGAGTTTTTCCCCGAGAACGCAGTCGAGTACTTTGTCTCTTACTATGATTACTATCAACCCGAAGCCTATGTCCCAAAACACGACCTCTATATTGAAAAAGATGCCGATATCAACGAAGAAATCGAACGCTTACGTCTGGCTGCCACCACTGCCCTGATGACCCGCCGCGACGTGATCATTGTCGCTTCCGTCTCCTGCATTTACGGCATCGGAAGTCCCGAAGCCTACGGTCGGGTGGTGATCAACCTGGAAAGTGGGCAAATCTTCCGCCGCAATGCCCTGCTGCGGATGCTGGTGGAAGGTCAATATGAACGCAACGACCTGGAACTGCGTCCGGGCACCTTTCGCCTGCGGGGCGACACGCTTGAAATCGTCCCCGCCTATCAGGAAAAACATGGCTATCGGATCACCTTTTTCGGCGATGAGGTGGAACGAATTCTCGAATTTGACCCCCTCACCGGGGAGATGCGCCGCTTGCTGCCGAGCGTCGCTATCTACCCGGCAAAGCACTTTATCACCGATAAAGAAAAACTCGAGCAGGCTTTGCGCGATATCGAAATCGAACTAGAACAGCGGCTGAAAGAACTGCGAAGTCAGGAACGCCTGCTTGAGGCTCAACGCCTGGAACAACGCACCCTCTATGACCTGGAAATGCTGCGGGAAGTGGGCTATTGCTCAGGTATTGAGAACTATTCCCGCCATCTCGATCAACGCCCGGCCGGCTCACCTCCCTGGACCTTGATGGATTACATCCCCAGTGACTATTTGTTGATCATCGACGAGTCGCACATGACCATCCCGCAAATCCGCGGCATGTATCATGGTGACCGCTCACGGAAAACAACCCTGGTGGATTACGGCTTTCGCCTGCCTTCTGCCCTGGATAATCGTCCCCTCACCTTTGAAGAGTTTGAACAACGGATGGGCTATACCATCTACACCTCGGCAACGCCCGGCCCCTATGAATTGCAACGCGCCGACCAGGTGGTCGAACAGATCATCCGCCCGACCGGGCTGGTCGATCCAGAAGTCGAGGTTCGTCCGATTGCCGGACAGGTGGACGATCTGGTCGGCGAAATCCGCAGGCGTGTGGAGAAAGGACAACGCGTGTTGGTCACCACCCTGACCAAGCGCATGGCGGAAAAACTCTCCGATTATTTGATGGAGTTGGGCATCAAAGTTCACTATTTGCATTCCGAGATCGATACCCTGGAGCGGGTAGGCATTCTGCGCGACCTTCGCCTGGGAGTTTTTGACGTCGTTGTTGGGATCAACCTGCTGCGCGAAGGCTTAGACCTGCCGGAGGTCTCGCTGGTGGCAATTCTGGATGCAGACAAAGAAGGTTTCTTGCGCTCGGAGACGGCTCTCATCCAGACGATTGGAAGAGCCGCCCGCCATGTAGAAGGCAAGGTAATCATGTATGCCGACAGGATTACCGATTCGATGCGGCGGGCGATCGATGAGACCAACCGCCGCCGGGCAAAGCAAATGGCTTACAATCAAGAACACGGCATCATCCCGGTCAGCATCGTCAAAGCCGTGCGCGATCTGACCGATCGAGTTGCTGTACACAGTATGGCAGAACCAAAGGCGACCTATTCGGTGCGTTCGGCGCGCAGCCTGGAGCAGGCTGACCTGCGGCGCCTGATCCAGGAACTGGAAAAGCAGATGAAAGAAGCCGCCAGGAATCTGGAATT contains the following coding sequences:
- a CDS encoding Excinuclease ABC subunit B, yielding MDFKLHAPFRPTGDQPEAIEKLVEGVQRGYRHQVLLGATGTGKTYTIAAVIERLNKPALVMAHNKTLAAQLYAEFKEFFPENAVEYFVSYYDYYQPEAYVPKHDLYIEKDADINEEIERLRLAATTALMTRRDVIIVASVSCIYGIGSPEAYGRVVINLESGQIFRRNALLRMLVEGQYERNDLELRPGTFRLRGDTLEIVPAYQEKHGYRITFFGDEVERILEFDPLTGEMRRLLPSVAIYPAKHFITDKEKLEQALRDIEIELEQRLKELRSQERLLEAQRLEQRTLYDLEMLREVGYCSGIENYSRHLDQRPAGSPPWTLMDYIPSDYLLIIDESHMTIPQIRGMYHGDRSRKTTLVDYGFRLPSALDNRPLTFEEFEQRMGYTIYTSATPGPYELQRADQVVEQIIRPTGLVDPEVEVRPIAGQVDDLVGEIRRRVEKGQRVLVTTLTKRMAEKLSDYLMELGIKVHYLHSEIDTLERVGILRDLRLGVFDVVVGINLLREGLDLPEVSLVAILDADKEGFLRSETALIQTIGRAARHVEGKVIMYADRITDSMRRAIDETNRRRAKQMAYNQEHGIIPVSIVKAVRDLTDRVAVHSMAEPKATYSVRSARSLEQADLRRLIQELEKQMKEAARNLEFEKAAVLRDEIFELRALLAEESNLKPWEKVRLLAGQDEG